One Salvia splendens isolate huo1 chromosome 22, SspV2, whole genome shotgun sequence DNA segment encodes these proteins:
- the LOC121787343 gene encoding uncharacterized protein LOC121787343 isoform X2, with the protein MANGDNGRCVFPLTGLQIGDLQSYLSHLSLFVASDRGKFYILVDNRPWLKDLVSRPTHLWQLMVTKSRLSPFANTKRKEGRKLRQLSDLEISPSSNTSKLKNFKQWFSLIDAVTLSRKRALLPVKKLKNSLIANSKLHRTLYGFIVFEVAWSDVRGINYLNELQTDTSLAIEAKVMRRWEFDSLAQAADLIPSWFPGTRNEQILLKHHLDATIGEVFHDAHESFPRTDKKADIASDGTNVEGESPCSSSSSFSAYSVPMQNLTHRLHTPPPDGSPYKRRKLTSPVHFDLGSSSEEADAENAEDMSDCEETLQSSMYRDVLILFRFDDRDLPFKLRDIIMSDLRLLTLLEAGLPSWVIFLQSYPVFCHLYRPWMCPLARACYVLISVITVLIGFYDLYKNVPLLKATASRLFGPLFDWIESLEMISRIKYLGTMLFLHNSQKAIKWFLSATRTIRSFFTLVIEPMAGPFAEFLEFLLPLWTVLAEVAENLFSVTWMVAGSCFTMVGDLIEMLLLPLWYILSLVWNIAISVIYPLFWILWELLYAPIRLVLGFCSLVASLCTPIYEMVGDLLLFAGSLVSFSRDVESTVSSYEVSIWRSLWNDLFSQIFRALRSILNGFVAFFTACNRHRLSTYNHMKELYHRLSRRPGRAGAQKAEQDPHASATSISPRVRKSPIARTRLSPGTVR; encoded by the exons ATGGCGAATGGAGACAATGGCCGCTGCGTGTTTCCGTTGACAGGCTTACAAATtgg GGATTTGCAGTCCTATCTTTCACATCTGAGCCTATTTGTGGCCTCTGACCGTGGGAAGTTCTACATCTTGGTGGACAACCGGCCGTGGTTGAAGGATCTTGTGTCACGGCCCACGCATTTGTGGCAGCTGATGGTCACTAAG TCCAGGTTGTCCCCCTTTGCAAACACGAAGAGGAAGGAGGGTAGGAAGTTGAGACAACTTTCGGATTTAGAGATTTCTCCCTCATCAAACACAAGTAAATTGAAAAACTTCAAACAGTGGTTCTCATTAATTGATGCGGTCACCTTGTCCCGGAAGAGGGCTTTGTTACCCGTGAAGAAGCTTAAAAATTCTTTGATTGCGAACAGCAAGTTGCACAGAACCTTGTATGGATTTATTGTCTTTGAGGTTGCGTGGAGTGACGTACGTGGTATTAACTATTTGAACGAACTTCAG ACTGATACCTCGCTTGCAATTGAGGCTAAAGTCATGAGAAGGTGGGAATTCGATAGCTTAGCCCAAGCAGCAGACTTGATTCCTTCATGGTTCCCTGGGACCCGCAACGAACAGATCCTTTTGAAACACCATTTGGATGCTACAATAG GGGAAGTTTTCCATGATGCACACGAAAGTTTCCCAAGGACTGACAAGAAGGCCGATATCGCAAGTGATGGCACGAATGTTGAAGGTGAATCTCCATGCTCTTCGAGTAGTAGTTTCAGCGCGTATTCAGTACCGATGCAAAACCTGACACATAGATTGCACACGCCTCCTCCTGATGGTTCTCCTTACAAAAGGCGGAAACTTACGAGTCCTGTACACTTTGATCTCGGATCATCTTCTGAAGAAGCAGATGCCGAAAATGCTGAGGATATGAGTGACTGTGAAGAAACACTCCAGTCTTCCATGTACCGTGATGTTCTCATTTTGTTCCGCTTCGATGATCGTGACCTTCCTTTCAAATTAAGAGACATAATTATGTCTGATTTGCGGTTACTCACTCTACTTGAAGCTGGGCTTCCATCGTGGGTTATTTTCCTTCAATCCTATCCAGTGTTCTGCCATCTTTATCGTCCATGGATGTGTCCCTTGGCCAGAGCTTGCTACGTGCTTATATCGGTCATCACTGTCCTCATTGGGTTTTACGACTTGTACAAAAATGTACCTCTCCTTAAAGCCACAGCATCTAGGTTGTTCGGGCCCCTGTTCGATTGGATAGAATCATTGGAAATGATTTCAAGAATCAAGTATTTAGGGACCATGTTATTCCTTCATAATTCTCAAAAGGCAATTAAATGGTTTCTTTCTGCAACAAGAACTATTCGTTCATTTTTCACACTAGTTATAGAGCCAATGGCTGGGCCATTTGCTGAGTTCTTGGAATTCTTACTTCCTCTTTGGACTGTGCTCGCGGAAGTCGCCGAGAATCTCTTTTCAGTCACATGGATGGTGGCTGGGTCTTGTTTCACAATGGTCGGAGACCTCATAGAGATGTTACTGCTGCCATTGTGGTATATCTTGTCTCTTGTATGGAATATTG CAATATCAGTTATATATCCCTTATTCTGGATCCTGTGGGAACTCCTTTATGCTCCAATCCGATTAGTACTTGGATTTTGTAGTCTCGTCGCATCCTTATGTACACCCATTTATGAAATGGTTGGAGATTTGTTGCTATTCGCTGGCAGCCTAGTTAGTTTTTCTAGGGATGTTGAATCAACAGTGAGCTCGTATGAGGTTTCAATCTGGCGCTCGCTGTGGAACGACCTTTTCTCTCAG ATTTTCCGTGCTCTCCGGAGTATCCTCAATGGTTTTGTGGCTTTCTTCACCGCGTGCAACAGACATCGGCTAAG CACGTATAATCATATGAAGGAGTTATACCACAGATTGTCACGTAGACCCGGGAGAGCAGGTGCTCAAAAGGCCGAACAAGATCCACATGCTTCTGCAACAAGTATTAGT CCAAGAGTTAGGAAGAGTCCCATCGCCAGGACCAGGTTGAGCCCAGGAACGGTTAGATGA
- the LOC121787343 gene encoding uncharacterized protein LOC121787343 isoform X1, giving the protein MANGDNGRCVFPLTGLQIGDLQSYLSHLSLFVASDRGKFYILVDNRPWLKDLVSRPTHLWQLMVTKSRLSPFANTKRKEGRKLRQLSDLEISPSSNTSKLKNFKQWFSLIDAVTLSRKRALLPVKKLKNSLIANSKLHRTLYGFIVFEVAWSDVRGINYLNELQTDTSLAIEAKVMRRWEFDSLAQAADLIPSWFPGTRNEQILLKHHLDATIGREVFHDAHESFPRTDKKADIASDGTNVEGESPCSSSSSFSAYSVPMQNLTHRLHTPPPDGSPYKRRKLTSPVHFDLGSSSEEADAENAEDMSDCEETLQSSMYRDVLILFRFDDRDLPFKLRDIIMSDLRLLTLLEAGLPSWVIFLQSYPVFCHLYRPWMCPLARACYVLISVITVLIGFYDLYKNVPLLKATASRLFGPLFDWIESLEMISRIKYLGTMLFLHNSQKAIKWFLSATRTIRSFFTLVIEPMAGPFAEFLEFLLPLWTVLAEVAENLFSVTWMVAGSCFTMVGDLIEMLLLPLWYILSLVWNIAISVIYPLFWILWELLYAPIRLVLGFCSLVASLCTPIYEMVGDLLLFAGSLVSFSRDVESTVSSYEVSIWRSLWNDLFSQIFRALRSILNGFVAFFTACNRHRLSTYNHMKELYHRLSRRPGRAGAQKAEQDPHASATSISPRVRKSPIARTRLSPGTVR; this is encoded by the exons ATGGCGAATGGAGACAATGGCCGCTGCGTGTTTCCGTTGACAGGCTTACAAATtgg GGATTTGCAGTCCTATCTTTCACATCTGAGCCTATTTGTGGCCTCTGACCGTGGGAAGTTCTACATCTTGGTGGACAACCGGCCGTGGTTGAAGGATCTTGTGTCACGGCCCACGCATTTGTGGCAGCTGATGGTCACTAAG TCCAGGTTGTCCCCCTTTGCAAACACGAAGAGGAAGGAGGGTAGGAAGTTGAGACAACTTTCGGATTTAGAGATTTCTCCCTCATCAAACACAAGTAAATTGAAAAACTTCAAACAGTGGTTCTCATTAATTGATGCGGTCACCTTGTCCCGGAAGAGGGCTTTGTTACCCGTGAAGAAGCTTAAAAATTCTTTGATTGCGAACAGCAAGTTGCACAGAACCTTGTATGGATTTATTGTCTTTGAGGTTGCGTGGAGTGACGTACGTGGTATTAACTATTTGAACGAACTTCAG ACTGATACCTCGCTTGCAATTGAGGCTAAAGTCATGAGAAGGTGGGAATTCGATAGCTTAGCCCAAGCAGCAGACTTGATTCCTTCATGGTTCCCTGGGACCCGCAACGAACAGATCCTTTTGAAACACCATTTGGATGCTACAATAGGTA GGGAAGTTTTCCATGATGCACACGAAAGTTTCCCAAGGACTGACAAGAAGGCCGATATCGCAAGTGATGGCACGAATGTTGAAGGTGAATCTCCATGCTCTTCGAGTAGTAGTTTCAGCGCGTATTCAGTACCGATGCAAAACCTGACACATAGATTGCACACGCCTCCTCCTGATGGTTCTCCTTACAAAAGGCGGAAACTTACGAGTCCTGTACACTTTGATCTCGGATCATCTTCTGAAGAAGCAGATGCCGAAAATGCTGAGGATATGAGTGACTGTGAAGAAACACTCCAGTCTTCCATGTACCGTGATGTTCTCATTTTGTTCCGCTTCGATGATCGTGACCTTCCTTTCAAATTAAGAGACATAATTATGTCTGATTTGCGGTTACTCACTCTACTTGAAGCTGGGCTTCCATCGTGGGTTATTTTCCTTCAATCCTATCCAGTGTTCTGCCATCTTTATCGTCCATGGATGTGTCCCTTGGCCAGAGCTTGCTACGTGCTTATATCGGTCATCACTGTCCTCATTGGGTTTTACGACTTGTACAAAAATGTACCTCTCCTTAAAGCCACAGCATCTAGGTTGTTCGGGCCCCTGTTCGATTGGATAGAATCATTGGAAATGATTTCAAGAATCAAGTATTTAGGGACCATGTTATTCCTTCATAATTCTCAAAAGGCAATTAAATGGTTTCTTTCTGCAACAAGAACTATTCGTTCATTTTTCACACTAGTTATAGAGCCAATGGCTGGGCCATTTGCTGAGTTCTTGGAATTCTTACTTCCTCTTTGGACTGTGCTCGCGGAAGTCGCCGAGAATCTCTTTTCAGTCACATGGATGGTGGCTGGGTCTTGTTTCACAATGGTCGGAGACCTCATAGAGATGTTACTGCTGCCATTGTGGTATATCTTGTCTCTTGTATGGAATATTG CAATATCAGTTATATATCCCTTATTCTGGATCCTGTGGGAACTCCTTTATGCTCCAATCCGATTAGTACTTGGATTTTGTAGTCTCGTCGCATCCTTATGTACACCCATTTATGAAATGGTTGGAGATTTGTTGCTATTCGCTGGCAGCCTAGTTAGTTTTTCTAGGGATGTTGAATCAACAGTGAGCTCGTATGAGGTTTCAATCTGGCGCTCGCTGTGGAACGACCTTTTCTCTCAG ATTTTCCGTGCTCTCCGGAGTATCCTCAATGGTTTTGTGGCTTTCTTCACCGCGTGCAACAGACATCGGCTAAG CACGTATAATCATATGAAGGAGTTATACCACAGATTGTCACGTAGACCCGGGAGAGCAGGTGCTCAAAAGGCCGAACAAGATCCACATGCTTCTGCAACAAGTATTAGT CCAAGAGTTAGGAAGAGTCCCATCGCCAGGACCAGGTTGAGCCCAGGAACGGTTAGATGA